A window of the Bradyrhizobium diazoefficiens genome harbors these coding sequences:
- the nthB gene encoding nitrile hydratase subunit beta has translation MNGVHDMGGMDGFGKVEPEPNEPMFHEAWESRVLAMVRAMGAAGAFNIDTSRFYRETLPPHVYLSSSYYNKWFLGLEEMLIEKGYLTREEVAAGHAMQPGKALKHGKFDLANVERIMVRGKFARPAAAPAKFSIGDRVRAKNIHPIAHTRLPRYVRGHVGVVELNHGCHVFPDSAAMELGENPQWLYTVVFEGRDLWGADGDPTLKVSIDAFEPYLDPV, from the coding sequence GTGAACGGCGTCCACGACATGGGCGGCATGGACGGGTTCGGCAAGGTCGAGCCCGAGCCGAACGAGCCGATGTTCCACGAGGCGTGGGAGTCCCGCGTGCTGGCCATGGTGCGCGCGATGGGCGCGGCCGGCGCGTTCAACATCGACACCTCGCGCTTCTATCGCGAGACGCTGCCGCCGCATGTCTACCTCTCCAGCTCCTACTACAACAAGTGGTTCCTCGGTCTCGAGGAGATGCTGATCGAGAAGGGCTACCTGACCCGCGAGGAAGTCGCGGCCGGCCATGCAATGCAGCCCGGCAAGGCGCTGAAGCACGGCAAGTTCGATCTCGCCAACGTCGAGCGCATCATGGTGCGCGGCAAGTTCGCCCGGCCAGCAGCTGCGCCCGCCAAATTCAGTATCGGCGATCGCGTGCGTGCGAAAAACATCCATCCGATCGCGCACACGCGATTGCCGCGCTATGTGCGCGGCCATGTCGGCGTGGTCGAGCTCAACCACGGCTGCCACGTGTTTCCGGATTCGGCGGCGATGGAGCTCGGCGAGAACCCGCAATGGCTCTACACGGTCGTGTTCGAAGGCCGCGATCTCTGGGGCGCAGATGGTGATCCGACGCTGAAGGTGTCGATCGACGCGTTCGAGCCGTATCTGGACCCGGTGTGA
- the nthA gene encoding nitrile hydratase subunit alpha has translation MSHDHDHHHHHDHDHSELSETELRVRALETILTEKGYVEPAALDAIIQAYETKIGPHNGARVVAKAWTDPAFKTALLEDGSKAIGTLGHVSRVGDHLVVVENTPQRHNMIVCTLCSCYPWEMLGLPPVWYKASPYRSRAVKDPRGVLADFDVTLPKDVEIRVWDSTAETRFLVLPMRPAGTEGWSEEQLADLVTRDSMIGTGFPRTPGAPS, from the coding sequence ATGAGCCACGATCACGACCACCATCATCACCACGACCACGATCATTCGGAATTGTCGGAGACTGAGCTGCGCGTGCGCGCGCTCGAGACGATTCTGACCGAAAAAGGTTACGTCGAGCCGGCCGCGCTCGACGCCATTATCCAGGCCTACGAGACCAAGATCGGCCCGCATAACGGCGCGCGGGTCGTTGCCAAGGCCTGGACCGATCCAGCGTTCAAGACGGCGCTGCTGGAGGACGGCAGCAAGGCCATCGGCACGCTCGGCCATGTCAGCCGCGTCGGCGACCATCTCGTCGTGGTCGAGAATACGCCGCAACGACACAACATGATCGTGTGCACGCTGTGCTCCTGCTACCCCTGGGAAATGCTCGGCCTGCCGCCGGTCTGGTACAAGGCCTCGCCCTACCGCTCTCGCGCGGTCAAGGACCCACGCGGCGTGCTCGCTGATTTCGACGTGACGCTGCCGAAGGACGTGGAAATCCGGGTCTGGGATTCCACCGCAGAGACACGCTTCCTGGTGCTGCCGATGCGCCCTGCAGGCACCGAAGGCTGGAGCGAGGAGCAGCTTGCCGACCTGGTCACGCGCGATTCCATGATCGGCACTGGCTTTCCGAGGACGCCCGGAGCCCCGTCGTGA
- a CDS encoding nitrile hydratase accessory protein: MSSDAAAAATAAVPSIPRDDDGPVFRAPWEAHAFAMALTLHDRGVFTWPEWAAALADEIKRAQAAGDPDTGETYYLHWLATLEGLVARKGVASMDTLHRYRDAWDHAADRTPHGKPIELRPEDFG; this comes from the coding sequence ATGAGCAGCGATGCTGCTGCCGCCGCGACGGCAGCCGTTCCGAGCATTCCGCGCGATGACGACGGCCCGGTGTTTCGTGCGCCCTGGGAGGCGCACGCCTTCGCGATGGCGCTGACGCTGCATGACCGCGGCGTATTCACCTGGCCGGAATGGGCCGCAGCCCTCGCGGACGAGATCAAGCGCGCGCAGGCCGCCGGCGATCCTGACACCGGCGAGACCTACTATCTGCACTGGCTCGCCACGCTTGAGGGCCTCGTCGCACGCAAGGGCGTCGCGTCGATGGACACGCTGCATCGCTATCGCGACGCCTGGGACCACGCGGCGGACCGCACGCCGCACGGCAAGCCGATCGAGCTGCGGCCGGAGGATTTTGGGTAG
- a CDS encoding enoyl-CoA hydratase/isomerase family protein: MKDFVKIEKGLGPEGRIAVVRFDRHDGINALSPEALRQLTAAARSFEDDAATSVVVLTGNSGAFSAGFDLKDAEGRSREEMDLGALRRHLKLGPRLTRAWQEMEQITIAAIEGFCIGGGVALAVALDFRVMGSDAHLRVPEIGLGMNMSWQSIPRMLHLIGPARTKQAVILADERISADEAYQWGLVEQVVGPGYAFDAAMELARKVAAQPPLSVAMTKLTVNRLAHALDDLASHMDVDQYALASLSEDHKEGVEAFLGRRKPRFRGR, from the coding sequence ATGAAAGACTTCGTCAAGATCGAGAAGGGCCTTGGGCCCGAGGGGCGGATCGCGGTGGTGCGGTTCGACCGTCATGACGGCATCAACGCATTGTCGCCGGAGGCGCTGCGCCAGCTCACCGCAGCCGCACGCAGCTTCGAGGACGATGCAGCGACATCAGTCGTGGTGCTCACAGGCAATTCGGGCGCGTTCAGCGCAGGGTTCGATTTGAAGGATGCCGAAGGGCGCTCGCGCGAGGAGATGGATCTCGGCGCGCTGCGACGGCATCTCAAGCTCGGGCCGCGCCTGACGCGCGCCTGGCAGGAGATGGAGCAGATCACGATCGCGGCGATCGAGGGCTTTTGCATCGGCGGCGGCGTCGCGCTGGCGGTCGCGCTCGACTTCCGCGTGATGGGCAGCGACGCGCATCTGCGCGTGCCCGAGATCGGCCTTGGCATGAACATGAGCTGGCAGAGCATCCCGCGCATGCTGCATCTGATCGGACCTGCCCGCACCAAGCAGGCGGTGATCCTGGCCGACGAGCGCATCTCCGCTGATGAGGCCTATCAATGGGGCCTGGTCGAGCAGGTCGTTGGCCCCGGCTATGCCTTCGATGCCGCCATGGAGTTGGCCCGCAAGGTGGCCGCGCAGCCGCCGCTCTCGGTCGCCATGACCAAGCTGACCGTCAACCGGCTCGCGCACGCGCTGGACGATCTCGCCAGCCACATGGATGTCGACCAGTACGCCCTGGCGAGCCTCAGCGAAGACCACAAGGAGGGCGTCGAGGCGTTCCTGGGCCGTCGCAAGCCACGGTTCCGGGGACGGTAG